The DNA window CTGAAGGCGGCCCGGAAGGCCGACGGCGACATTGGCATCGTGGCACCGAGCAGCCAGGTTCAGAAACTGTTCCGGCTGACCGCCATGGACCGGGTGTTCAGGATCTTCGACACGCACGACGAGGCCCTGCGTCAGCTCAGGCCGGATTCGCGATGAGAGCCGAGGTTCACTCGTCGGACGTCGACGTCGCGTCGATGCAGGGGATGATCAGAACGGGGCGGAGATCCTCCCCGACGATCTCGATCATGATCTCGCTGCTGTAATTCGGCGACATGCCGGCCCAGCTCTTCAGAAGCCTTTCGGCCACTCTTGCGGCCTCGTTCCTGGCGGCCGCAATGTCCGGCAACTCGACGCCACTCGGATCCTCATCGATGCCGAAATGGCTCCTGACATCAATGTAATAGCGGGGCATTACGCATCCCCTCGAAAACGCTGAAGGCCACGGGGCTGATCCACCATGACATTCACCTATGTTAATTGACAATTTCCAGCGTTGAAATTCCCCCTGAATCCCCGCTCACTATTCCGGACAGGCCTAATCATTTATGAAGCCACCCGGCACCACTTCGATGGCATAGTCTTTCTTTGTCACGGCAGGCGAACCGAAGGCGAGCCGCACAGTTGCCAATAGTCTGCCACCCTTCAGGACCTCCGATG is part of the Microvirga terrae genome and encodes:
- a CDS encoding DUF6894 family protein; the encoded protein is MPRYYIDVRSHFGIDEDPSGVELPDIAAARNEAARVAERLLKSWAGMSPNYSSEIMIEIVGEDLRPVLIIPCIDATSTSDE